The Mercurialis annua linkage group LG2, ddMerAnnu1.2, whole genome shotgun sequence genome contains a region encoding:
- the LOC126669296 gene encoding pentatricopeptide repeat-containing protein At1g77170, mitochondrial, whose amino-acid sequence MNSFNHLLHNLPKSSTFKHLNIYHHFNHTLALNTAPPTNQSPLPQSNQDLANAITIQLSICTTLQELNQIYANIVRTQLLHSYPAPFHWNNIIRSYTRVDAPTKALQIYLSMSRAGILPDSYTLPIVLKAACQVYATGFGRQLHSAAMKVGLELNEYCESGFVNLYVKCGDFTNAYKVFDENPDRKLGSWNAIIAGLSQGGRAKEAIEMFIEMRKCGFLPDCVTMVSVLSACGNLGDLCLAIQLHKYVFHANNVAKPDILMFNSLIDMYGKCGRMDLAGEVFSAMEQKNVSSWTSMIVGYAMHGHADEAIGYFDCMRKAQVKPNYITFIGVLSACVHGGKVQEGKLFFNMMKNVYGIMPQMQHYGCMVDLLGRVGLLQEARETVEAMPMEPNVVIWGCLMGACEKYGDVKMGEWVAKHLHELEPWNDGVFVVLSNIYASKGLWEEVERIRIGMKQHKLAKLPAYSLTTTSSN is encoded by the coding sequence ATGAACTCCTTCAATCATCTTCTTCATAACCTCCCAAAATCATCAACATTTAAACACCTGAACATTTACCACCATTTCAACCACACTCTTGCTTTAAACACTGCCCCGCCAACAAACCAATCACCATTACCACAATCGAACCAAGACCTAGCCAACGCCATAACAATCCAGTTATCAATCTGCACAACTTTACAAGAATTGAACCAAATTTACGCCAACATTGTCCGAACCCAGTTGCTCCACTCTTATCCCGCTCCATTCCATTGGAATAACATAATAAGATCGTACACTAGAGTGGATGCTCCTACGAAAGCTCTACAGATTTACTTATCCATGTCTCGAGCTGGTATCTTGCCCGATTCTTATACTCTTCCCATTGTTTTAAAGGCTGCGTGTCAGGTATATGCTACTGGGTTTGGTAGGCAGCTTCATTCGGCTGCTATGAAAGTTGGTCTTGAATTAAATGAGTATTGCGAGAGTGGTTTCGTTAATTTGTATGTAAAATGTGGTGATTTTACGAATGCGTATAAGGTGTTCGATGAAAATCCTGATAGAAAATTAGGTTCTTGGAATGCTATTATAGCGGGACTTAGTCAAGGCGGGCGTGCGAAGGAAGCTATAGAGATGTTTATAGAGATGAGAAAATGTGGGTTTTTGCCGGATTGTGTGACCATGGTTAGTGTTTTATCGGCTTGTGGTAATTTAGGTGATTTGTGTTTAGCTATTCAGTTGCATAAATATGTTTTTCATGCTAACAATGTTGCGAAACCAGATATTCTAATGTTTAATTCGCTTATCGACATGTATGGAAAATGTGGTAGAATGGATTTAGCAGGGGAAGTGTTTTCTGCAATGGAACAAAAAAATGTGTCCTCATGGACATCAATGATAGTAGGCTATGCAATGCATGGACATGCCGATGAGGCTATTGGGTACTTTGATTGTATGAGAAAAGCTCAAGTGAAGCCTAATTATATAACTTTTATTGGCGTCTTGAGTGCTTGTGTTCATGGCGGTAAGGTACAAGAAGGGAAGCTTTTCTTTAATATGATGAAAAATGTGTATGGTATAATGCCTCAAATGCAACACTATGGGTGCATGGTGGATTTGCTCGGGAGAGTCGGGTTGCTTCAAGAGGCTAGAGAGACTGTGGAAGCGATGCCGATGGAGCCAAATGTGGTGATATGGGGGTGTTTGATGGGTGCCTGTGAGAAATATGGAGATGTGAAGATGGGTGAGTGGGTGGCTAAGCATTTACATGAATTAGAACCTTGGAATGATGGGGTTTTTGTTGTGTTGTCTAATATATATGCTAGTAAAGGTTTGTGGGAAGAGGTTGAAAGGATTAGAATAGGTATGAAACAACATAAGCTTGCTAAACTTCCTGCTTATAGTTTGACTACTACTAGTTCGAATTGA
- the LOC126670582 gene encoding protein phosphatase 1 regulatory inhibitor subunit PPP1R7 homolog, producing MDGLNQPPGDLNTRTEYLVEEIEIDPSSTVLDLTSFQLHDLDSVELSPGLTELDLTANRLSSLDPRILHLSNLKKLSIRQNLITDAAIEPLSGCEALSGLEELVLRDNKLTKIPDVSIFKSILVFDVSFNEINSLNGVSKVSNTLKELYVSKNEVTKMEEIEHLCQLQILELGSNRLRVMENLQNLTTLQELWLGRNRIKTINLCGLKCITKLSLQSNRLLSMKGLEECIALQELYLSHNGISKMEGLSTLVNLSVLDVSSNKLTSVDDIQNLAKLEDLWLNDNQIESLEGIAEAVSGSREKLTTIYFENNPCTKSPNYVITLRQIFPNVQQIDSSVFA from the exons ATGGACGGCTTAAATCAACCGCCGGGGGACTTGAATACCCGAACCGAATATTTAGTCGAGGAAATCGAGATCGATCCGTCGAGCACAGTACTCGACCTCACGAGCTTTCAGCTTCACGATCTcgactcggtcgaattatctccgGGTCTAACCGAATTAGACTTGACCGCGAATCGGTTATCGAGTTTGGACCCTAGAATTTTGCATCTTTCTAACCTGAAAAAGCTTTCAATTCGACAAAACCTTATTACTGATGCTGCGATTGAACCTCTCTCTGGATGTGAAGCGTTATCTGGTCTcgag GAGTTGGTGCTGAGGGataacaaattaacaaaaattccTGATGTTTCCATATTCAAGAGCATATTGGTTTTTGATGTTTCttttaatgaaataaattcCTTAAATGGAGTATCCAAGGTCTCCAATACTCTCAAGGAACTCTATGTTTCTAAAAATGAAGTTACTAAGATGGAGGAGATTGAGCATCTTTGTCAGCTACAAATTCTTGAGCTTGGTTCCAACAGATTACGG GTAATGGAGAATTTGCAGAATTTAACAACTTTACAGGAGCTATGGTTGGGACGAAATcgtattaaaacaattaatttatgtgGGCTGAAATGCATTACAAAGCTTAGCTTGCAAAGCAACCGTTTACTTTCTATGAAAGGACTTGAG GAATGTATTGCACTACAAGAGCTGTATTTGAGTCATAATGGTATAAGCAAAATGGAAGGCCTGTCAACCTTGGTAAATCTTTCAGTGTTAGATGTATCATCTAACAAGCTCACTTCAGTGGATGATATTCAGAACCTTGCCAA GTTAGAGGATCTATGGCTCAATGACAACCAAATAGAATCACTCGAAGGCATTGCTGAGGCAGTTTCTGGTTCAAGAGAGAAATTAACCACAATCTACTTTGAAAACAATCCATGT ACAAAATCTCCAAACTATGTTATCACCTTGAGACAGATTTTTCCTAATGTTCAGCAAATTGATTCCAGTGTATTCGCTTAG